A stretch of Henckelia pumila isolate YLH828 chromosome 4, ASM3356847v2, whole genome shotgun sequence DNA encodes these proteins:
- the LOC140866867 gene encoding uncharacterized protein has protein sequence MAFISGAASSLHPRPIISYNIHRLKHGIKPIDAAVPGSLKAAALSEGTERRVSEEPSTYSGPFTSARTQLDLLEQLTSSVEQGYESDGSSAKPTIREQLANLFGEREDDFSIPLGKNLKKVTPKFLTTSQKRNIRRQSYMDQVSQRNDSVFFATIGAFVILPPLVILGVAIATGYVQLFP, from the exons ATGGCCTTCATTTCTGGTGCCGCTTCATCTCTGCATCCAAGACCCATCATTTCCTACAACATTCATAGGCTCAAACATGGGATCAAGCCGATCGACGCTGCGGTTCCGGGGTCTTTGAAGGCGGCTGCTCTTTCTGAAGGAACCGAGCGTAGAGTTTCGGAGGAGCCCTCTACTTACTCTG GGCCATTTACTTCTGCTCGGACGCAGCTGGATCTCTTGGAACAACTCACTTCTAGTGTGGAACAAG GTTATGAGAGCGATGGCAGCTCAGCAAAACCGACGATACGTGAACAACTTGCTAATTTGTTTGGAGAACGGGAGGATGATTTTTCGATCCCGTTGGGTAAGAATCTCAAGAAAGTGACTCCCAAGTTCTTAACTACATCACAGAAGAGAAACATCAGAAGGCAGTCGTACATGGACCAAGTATCTCAGAGGAATGACTCTGTCTTCTTCGCCACCATAGGTGCTTTTGTTATCCTTCCACCTCTTGTCATATTAGGTGTAGCCATTGCAACTGGTTATGTGCAGCTATTTCCTTGA
- the LOC140860314 gene encoding conserved oligomeric Golgi complex subunit 5 codes for MASPAIPRSPLQRLSTFKNTPTAAGATPSTTAHTPMPLSPPTSPLDTFSSDPIFSAFLSPDFNPTQFSSSALSSGSAASRIEKLQDGLRLLDTQLRHEVLSRHHDLLNQLSSIKATESSLSALRSSLSSLQSSLRRARSELSDPHRVISTQTHQLNNLHSTSLLLQFTLRTLRQIQKLRNAVESLPDASKWDLSKAAQLHFEILTLYNESHLSGIDTVDAELQWVIEVGSKIREEGMKVLEKGLENLNQPEVGLGLQVFYNMGELRGAVDGLVSKYKQTGVKSVSNALDMKAISGGGGHGAGGPGGVQRHGTPQIGSGAKAKEALWQRMNGCMDQFHSIVLAVWHLQRVLSKKRDPFTHVLLLDEVMQEGDPMLTDRVWDALVKSFTNQMKSVFTASSFVKEIFTIGYPKLLTMIENLLERISRDTDVKGVPPALSSEGKEQMVAAIKIFETAFLALCLSRLSDLVNSVFPMPSRGSIPSKVHITRILSCIQEEIEAVQMDARLTLLVLHEINKALVLLAQRTENQMSTGPEACQVTGPATPLQLKNFILCQHLQDIHTHMMSMVSGLPTVAMDVLSVALDTLHVVVGDSVTSLFQAMIERLESCILQIHEQNFATLGIDAAMDNNASPYMEELQKSILHFRTEFLSRLLPSSVAISRGTETICTALVRNMASRVLIFFIRHASLVRPLSESGKLRMARDMAEIELAVGQNLFPVEQLGAPYRALRAFRPVIFLETSQLGSSPLLQDLPPSVILHHLYSRGPEDLQSPLQMNNLSPVRYSLWMDLHGEDQIWKGIKATLDDYAAKVRARGDKEFSPVYPIMLKIVSSLAGNES; via the exons ATGGCGTCTCCGGCCATCCCCAGATCGCCACTCCAACGCCTCTCCACCTTCAAAAATACTCCGACCGCCGCCGGTGCCACCCCCTCTACCACCGCCCACACCCCTATGCCCCTCTCCCCTCCTACATCCCCCCTAGATACATTTTCTTCCGATCCAATCTTCTCCGCCTTCCTCTCCCCGGACTTCAACCCCACTCAATTCTCCTCCTCCGCCCTCTCATCCGGCTCTGCCGCCTCGAGAATCGAGAAACTCCAGGATGGCCTCCGCCTACTTGACACCCAGCTACGTCACGAAGTCCTGTCCCGTCATCACGACCTGCTCAACCAGCTTTCCTCCATTAAAGCCACTGAATCCTCTCTTTCCGCCTTACGATCATctctttcttctcttcaatcCTCCCTCCGCCGCGCTCGCTCCGAACTCTCCGATCCCCACAGAGTTATTTCCACCCAGACCCACCAGCTTAACAATCTCCATTCCACCTCCTTGCTTCTCCAGTTCACTCTTCGCACTCTTAGGCAAATCCAGAAGCTAAGAAATGCCGTCGAGTCTCTGCCCGATGCATCGAAATGGGATCTTTCCAAGGCAGCTCAGTTGCATTTTGAGATTTTGACCCTTTACAATGAGTCCCATTTATCTGGGATTGATACAGTGGACGCGGAGTTGCAATGGGTTATTGAAGTCGGATCAAAAATTCGAGAGGAGGGTATGAAGGTATTGGAAAAGGGACTCGAGAATTTGAATCAACCGGAAGTGGGATTGGGTTTGCAGGTGTTTTACAACATGGGAGAGTTGAGGGGGGCGGTGGATGGGTTGGTGAGCAAGTACAAGCAAACGGGGGTGAAGAGTGTGAGTAACGCGCTTGATATGAAGGCAATTTCTGGAGGAGGAGGTCATGGTGCTGGGGGCCCCGGAGGGGTACAAAGACATGGGACGCCGCAGATTGGGAGTGGTGCAAAAGCAAAGGAAGCGCTTTGGCAGAGAATGAATGGTTGCATGGATCAGTTCCATTCGATTGTGCTCGCGGTCTGGCACTTGCAGAGGGTATTGTCAAAGAAACGCGATCCGTTTACACATGTTCTGTTATTGGATGAGGTCATGCAG GAAGGTGATCCAATGTTGACAGATCGTGTTTGGGATGCTTTGGTAAAGTCTTTTACAAATCAAATGAAGTCTGTTTTCACTGCATCAAGTTTTGTCAAAGAAATATTTACTATTGGGTATCCTAAGCTTTTAACCATGATAGAGAACCTCCTTGAAAGAATTTCACGTGACACAGATGTCAAAGGAGTTCCACCAGCTCTCAGTTCAGAAGGAAAGGAACAAATGGTAGCTGCCATTAAGATTTTTGAGACAGCTTTTTTAGCGCTTTGTTTAAGTCGACTCTCGGATCTTGTAAATTCTGTGTTTCCGATGCCAAGCCGTGGAAGTATTCCCTCCAAAGTACATATAACGAGAATTTTATCATGTATTCAAGAAGAAATTGAAGCTGTGCAGATGGATGCTCGCTTGACTCTTCTTGTTTTGCATGAAATCAACAAAGCGTTGGTACTACTTGCACAAAGAACTGAAAACCAG ATGTCAACAGGCCCTGAAGCATGCCAAGTCACTGGTCCTGCAACTCCATTACAACTCAAGAACTTCATATTGTGCCAACATCTGCAAGATATCCATACACACATGATGTCCATGGTTTCAGGGTTGCCAACTGTTGCCATGGATGTTTTGTCTGTTGCTCTTGATACATTGCATGTAGTTGTCGGTGATTCAGTGACCTCCTTATTTCAGGCCATGATCGAGCGTCTTGAATCTTGCATCTTgcagattcatgagcagaattttgcCACTCTTGGCATAGATGCAGCCATGGACAACAATGCATCTCCGTACATGGAAGAATTACAGAAAAGTATCCTTCACTTTAGGACTGAATTTTTGTCCAGACTTTTGCCTTCATCAGTAGCTATTTCCCGTGGCACAGAAACTATATGCACAGCGCTAGTAAGAAACATGGCATCGAgagttttgatattttttattagaCACGCTTCTCTTGTCAGGCCATTATCTGAATCAGGGAAGCTGAGAATGGCCAGAGACATGGCTGAAATTGAATTAGCGGTTGGTCAAAACTTGTTTCCAGTGGAACAACTTGGTGCTCCATATCGTGCCCTTCGAGCATTCCGCCCTGTTATTTTCCTGGAAACATCTCAGCTCGGTTCTTCACCACTCCTTCAAGATCTGCCCCCAAGTGTCATACTTCACCATCTCTATTCAAGAGGACCCGAAGATTTACAGTCACCTCTACAAATGAACAATCTTTCACCTGTTAGGTATTCATTGTGGATGGACTTACATGGGGAGGATCAGATATGGAAAGGGATAAAAGCAACTTTAGACGATTATGCTGCAAAGGTAAGGGCACGAGGAGATAAGGAGTTCAGCCCTGTCTATCCAATTATGCTGAAAATCGTGTCATCATTGGCAGGAAATGAATCataa
- the LOC140863327 gene encoding subtilisin-like protease SBT5.3, translating to MKGRNIFSTLYLLSLVLSLLLRPTFANKKSYVVYLGAHSHGAEATSTDYDRVTQSHYEFLGSYLGSCEKAKSVIFYSYTKHINGFAAYLREEEACQISRHPNVVSVFLNQGRKLHTTRSWDFMGLEENGEISSGSIWKKARLGEDTIIGNLDTGAWPESKSFSDDGLGPVPSKWKGTCQRGLDPSFRCNRKLIGARYFNKGYAAAVGPLNSTYKTPRDTEGHGSHTLSTAGGNFVAGANVFGYGNGTAKGGSPKARVAAYKVCWPPIAGNECFDADILAAFDTAIHDGVDVLSVSLGGDPAPFYNDSVAIGSFHAVKHGVTVVCSAGNSGPGDGTVSNVAPWQITVGASTMDRQFPSYVFLGNNMSFRGESLSTKSLPKNKFFPIISAAFANAANVSADQAILCQAGTLDPEKVKGKILVCLRGVNARVDKGQQAALTGAVGMVLANNQASGYEIIADPHVLPASHINYIDGLALFSYVNSTRSGVASITRPRTQLGTKPAPSMAAFSSKGPSTITPEILKPDITAPGVSVIAAYTEAQGPTNQDFDKRRVKFNIVSGTSMSCPHVSGVVGLLKTLHPNWSPAAIKSAIVTTAKTADNTMNPLTNASHSKATPFSYGGGHINPNRAMDPGLVYDLGLSDYLNFMCALGYNQTQLRLFSDKPHTCSNPTSNINLNYPSITVPNLNGSVTVTRRVKNVGSPATYKARIRSPPGISVQVKPDILTFQTVGEEKNFQVVLKAKEASASGNYVFGKLIWSDGKHYVRSPIVVNKL from the exons ATGAAAGGCCGCAATATTTTTTCCACTCTTTATCTCCTCTCACTAGTTTTATCACTATTGCTTAGACCCACATTTGCCAACAAAAAG TCATATGTGGTGTACTTAGGAGCTCATTCCCATGGAGCAGAAGCAACATCCACCGACTATGATAGAGTAACGCAGTCTCATTATgagtttcttggatcatattTGGGCAG TTGTGAGAAGGCGAAGAGTGTCATTTTCTACTCTTACACCAAACACATTAATGGATTCGCAGCATATCTCAGAGAGGAAGAGGCATGCCAAATATCAA GGCATCCAAACGTTGTATCGGTGTTCTTAAATCAAGGCAGGAAATTACACACGACTAGATCATGGGATTTCATGGGCCTTGAAGAAAATGGTGAAATAAGCTCTGGTTCGATATGGAAGAAGGCTAGGCTTGGGGAAGATACCATCATAGGAAATCTTGATACTG GTGCATGGCCAGAGTCAAAGAGCTTTAGTGATGATGGATTAGGACCTGTTCCATCAAAGTGGAAAGGAACTTGCCAACGTGGGTTGGATCCCAGCTTTCGCTGCAACAG GAAGCTCATTGGAGCCAGATACTTCAACAAGGGATATGCTGCAGCCGTAGGGCCCCTAAATTCGACATACAAGACACCTCGAGACACGGAAGGCCACGGATCACACACATTATCAACTGCCGGTGGCAATTTTGTGGCTGGAGCAAATGTTTTTGGGTATGGAAACGGAACAGCAAAGGGCGGATCACCGAAAGCCAGAGTGGCAGCCTACAAGGTATGCTGGCCACCTATTGCAGGGAATGAATGCTTCGACGCAGATATCTTGGCTGCATTTGATACAGCAATCCATGATGGAGTAGATGTGCTATCAGTATCTCTGGGAGGAGATCCTGCTCCATTTTACAACGACAGCGTTGCTATTGGGTCGTTTCATGCTGTAAAACATGGCGTTACTGTCGTTTGTTCGGCTGGTAACTCGGGGCCGGGTGACGGAACAGTTTCAAATGTCGCACCGTGGCAGATTACAGTTGGTGCAAGCACCATGGACCGCCAGTTTCCTAGTTATGTTTTTCTTGGAAACAATATGAGCTTCAGA GGAGAGAGCCTTTCAACTAAATCACTTCCGAAGAATAAGTTCTTCCCCATAATATCTGCTGCATTCGCTAATGCCGCTAATGTGTCTGCTGACCAGGC GATTCTTTGTCAAGCTGGAACTCTGGACCCAGAAAAGGTGAAGGGGAAAATCTTGGTCTGTCTACGAGGAGTAAACGCGAGGGTCGACAAAGGACAGCAAGCGGCCTTAACTGGAGCAGTGGGAATGGTTTTAGCCAACAATCAGGCTTCTGGCTATGAAATTATTGCTGATCCTCATGTCCTACCCGCTTCACATATCAATTATATCGATGGACTTGCCCTTTTTTCTTACGTTAATTCCACGAG GTCTGGTGTAGCTTCTATCACCCGACCCCGGACTCAATTAGGTACAAAACCAGCTCCATCCATGGCGGCCTTTTCGTCCAAGGGTCCTAGCACCATCACACCAGAAATACTAAAG CCTGATATCACCGCTCCAGGAGTGAGTGTCATAGCCGCCTACACGGAAGCTCAGGGACCAACAAATCAAGATTTCGACAAACGACGTGTCAAGTTCAATATAGTGTCAGGAACTTCAATGTCATGCCCTCATGTTTCTGGGGTTGTCGGCCTCTTGAAAACCCTCCATCCAAACTGGAGCCCTGCAGCTATAAAATCCGCCATCGTGACCACTG CAAAAACGGCTGACAACACAATGAATCCTCTGACAAATGCATCCCATTCCAAGGCTACGCCGTTCAGTTACGGAGGAGGTCATATTAACCCGAACAGGGCAATGGATCCTGGCCTGGTGTATGATCTCGGGCTCAGTGACTACTTGAACTTCATGTGTGCACTTGGCTACAATCAGACTCAGCTCCGGTTGTTTTCTGATAAACCACATACGTGCTCGAATCCGACCAGTAACATCAACTTGAACTACCCTTCAATCACAGTACCTAACCTCAATGGTTCAGTAACAGTAACTAGAAGAGTCAAGAACGTGGGATCACCAGCAACTTACAAAGCTCGTATCCGCAGCCCCCCCGGAATATCGGTTCAAGTTAAACCGGATATTTTGACGTTCCAAACAGTTGGCGAGGAGAAAAATTTCCAGGTTGTTTTGAAGGCTAAAGAAGCCAGTGCATCTGGGAATTATGTATTCGGAAAGCTGATATGGTCTGATGGTAAGCATTATGTGAGGAGTCCAATTGTTGTCAATAAACTATAG
- the LOC140860407 gene encoding heavy metal-associated isoprenylated plant protein 46-like, with the protein MKQKIVVKVSMHDDKSRSKALQVAVSCSGVESAAITGQRKDQVEVVGDGTDAVELTRLLRKKVAHAELVSVSEARREVPNTNPPPPPPMPTAGWYPPPPSPYICHSDHWHCPNHGPFCNIM; encoded by the exons ATGAAG CAAAAGATTGTGGTGAAGGTGTCGATGCACGATGACAAATCTCGTTCCAAGGCCCTCCAAGTTGCCGTCAGCTGCTCAG GAGTTGAATCGGCGGCAATAACGGGACAAAGAAAGGATCAGGTGGAGGTGGTGGGAGACGGAACCGACGCGGTGGAGCTGACGCGGTTGTTGAGGAAGAAGGTGGCGCACGCTGAGCTGGTGAGCGTCAGCGAGGCCAGGAGAGAAGTGCCAAACACAAACCCGCCACCGCCGCCGCCGATGCCGACGGCTGGGTGGTATCCGCCGCCGCCGTCGCCTTACATTTGTCATTCTGATCACTGGCATTGCCCAAACCATGGTCCCTTCTGCAACATCATGTGA